Proteins from a genomic interval of Cucumis melo cultivar AY chromosome 7, USDA_Cmelo_AY_1.0, whole genome shotgun sequence:
- the LOC127150288 gene encoding uncharacterized protein LOC127150288, with protein sequence MSYRRSNFMETDDMFLQFEDDLDNNIAGGSSSVGDNTGSSSQQTTPTPRRRAQSRLLELERHVAINGRIPMTIAPGAEKPISPHAVRFSQAIGVCVRKTFPVRCLKWTDVGREYIEVVKGDLQVIKCTTHLYMISFETYLTLTNLMCYVCNVQRLFVLDFNDQAMNRFVEHQMLTTFKEFRADCHRHFKKYSDPEEARANPPNALVGRDEDWHFLCDHYISRAFQEQSRTNKAARQKQPYNHSSGSKSFLQRQYELAERRGKPIDHVELFQETHVRAGTFVSQAAEDAHNQMLELQSQPIPEGSQPLSEDEICDQVLGRRPGYSKGLGWGPKPKARRTESASSSSTSCSQSTQKEIELQAKLHEALERIEVQDRNHQALASQVEAMKKMIEDLTRAQQGPPHDP encoded by the exons atgtcatatcgacgatcaaattttatggagacggacgatatgttcctccagtttgaggacgatttagataataacatcgcgggagggtcatcatctgtgggcgacaatacgg ggtcttcttctcaacaaacgactccgactcctaggagacgtgcgcagtctcgactcttggagttagagcgccacgttgcaataaatgggcgcattccgatgacgatcgcccctggagcggagaagcctatttctccacacgccgttcgcttcagccaggcgataggcgtgtgcgtgcgaaagacatttcccgtccgctgtcttaagtggacggacgttgggagagaatacattgaggtcgtcaagggcgacctccaggtaattaaatgcactacacatttatatatgatttcatttgaaacatatctaactttaaccaatctaatgtgttatgtttgtaatgtgcagcgattgtttgtgcttgatttcaatgatcaagcaatgaacaggtttgttgagcatcagatgctcacgacctttaaagagttccgggccgactgtcatagacatttcaaaaagtacagcgacccggaggaggctcgtgccaacccaccaaacgcattggttggacgtgatgaggattggcacttcctctgcgaccattatatcagccgtgcattccag gagcaatcacggacaaacaaggctgctagacagaagcagccttacaatcatagtagcgggtccaagtcgtttctacaacgacagtatgagctcgctgaaagaagagggaAGCCGATCGATCATGTGGAATTGTTCcaggaaacacacgttcgagctgggacattcgtgtcgcaagccgccgaggatgcgcat aatcaaatgctggaacttcAATCTCAGCCTatcccagagggtagtcagccactctctgaggatgagatatgcgatcaggtgttgggtagacgaccaggctactcaaaaggccttggttggggacccaagccgaaggcccgcagaacggaaagtgcaagcagttcgtcgacatcttgttcgcaatccacacaaaaagagattgaattacaagctaaacttcatgaagctttggaacggattgaagtacaagatagaaatcaccaagcattagcttcacaagtggaagctatgaaaaagatgattgaagacctaactcgtgcacaacagggaccaccacatgatccctag